One window of the Xiphophorus hellerii strain 12219 chromosome 15, Xiphophorus_hellerii-4.1, whole genome shotgun sequence genome contains the following:
- the il17a/f3 gene encoding interleukin 17a/f3: MLLTRAFLLLGFVSVIPVASKKRIISVQQIRPRSKTMQLALDPSVKSYLSHTSASNIANLSLSPWTYIDSFNSSRLPQKILQANCSTFGCLNLQGRGEDATLQVKPIKYQVLVLYRTLKKRKNNKKGKKQNKYIFMLGTEEITVGCTCVRPTVIPQE, from the exons ATGCTG CTGACGAGAGCTTTTCTGCTGCTGGGTTTTGTCTCGGTGATTCCCGTCGCCAGCAAAAAACGGATCATCTCGGTGCAGCAGATCAGACCGAGGAGCAAAACGATGCAGCTGGCCCTGGATCCCTCTGTGAAATCTTACCTCTCCCACACCTCTGCATCGAACATCGCCAACTTGTCTTTGTCGCCGTGGACGTACAT AGATTCTTTCAACTCCTCCCGTTTACCCCAGAAGATCTTGCAGGCCAACTGCAGCACATTTGGCTGTCTGAACCTCCAGGGTAGAGGAGAGGATGCAACTCTGCAGGTCAAACCCATCAAATATCAAGTCCTGGTTCTGTACAG AAccctaaagaaaagaaagaacaacaaaaaagggaAGAAGCAGAATAAGTACATCTTCATGCTGGGGACTGAGGAGATCACAGTTGGCTGTACCTGTGTGAGACCCACTGTGATACCACAAGAGTAA
- the mcm3 gene encoding DNA replication licensing factor MCM3 encodes MATDSTDDREMREAQRDYLDFLDDDQDQGIYQSKVRDMISENKARLIVNINDLRRRNETRAAKLMSNAFEELLAFQRALKDLVASVDGTYAKQHEEFFIGLKGSFGSKHVSPRTLTSRLLGSMVCVEGIITKCSLVRPKVVRSVHYCPATKKTMERKYTDLTSLDAFPSSAIYPTKDEENNPLETEFGLSIYKDHQTITVQEMPEKAPAGQLPRSVDIILDNDLVDVVKPGDRVQVIGTYRCLPGKKGGFTSGTFRTIMIACHVKQMSKEVSQSFSADDVAKIRNFSRIRSVNVFDQLARSLAPSIHGHDYIKKAILCMLLGGVEKVLENGTRIRGDINVLLIGDPSVAKSQLLRYVLHTAPRAIPTTGRGSSGVGLTAAVTTDQETGERRLEAGAMVLADRGVVCIDEFDKMSDMDRTAIHEVMEQGRVTIAKAGIHARLNARCSVLAAANPVYGRYDQYKTPMENIGLQDSLLSRFDLLFIMLDQMDPEQDREISDHVLRMHRYRDPREQEGAAMALGGSVDVLATDDPDAMTEEHEELQIYEKHNNLLHGSKKKKDKILSKEFMRKYIHVAKIITPVLTEEAANHIAEEYSRLRSQEQLAADVARTSPVTARTLETLIRLSTAHAKARMSKAVELEDTEVAVELVQFAYFKKVLEKEKKRTRKERDSDSEEDDDEEAPPSQRSQRTRKRGRQGSQSSEPYSPYDFSEEQDVPQIQAGTPKPAKPQQQAEEEPMEATSQAEGAELSAERLKEFKSSLFGVFQSAHAQSVKMTKLMEEVNKERESRFTEPEVRAALARMQDDNQVMVADDIIFLI; translated from the exons ATGGCAACCGACAGCACAGATGACCGGGAGATGAGGGAAGCTCAGAGGGACTACCTGGATTTTCTGGACGACGAT CAAGACCAGGGCATTTACCAAAGCAAAGTCCGGGATATGATCAGCGAGAATAAAGCCCGGCTCATCGTGAACATCAACGACCTGAGGAGGCGCAACGAGACCCGGGCTGCGAA ACTGATGAGCAACGCGTTCGAGGAGCTGCTGGCGTTCCAGCGGGCTCTGAAGGACCTGGTGGCCTCGGTGGACGGCACCTACGCCAAGCAGCACGAGGAGTTCTTCATCGGCCTGAAGGGGAGCTTTGGCTCCAAGCACGTCTCCCCACGCACCCTGACCTCCCGCCTGCTGGGCAGCATGGTGTGTGTGGAGGGCATCATCACAAAGT GTTCCCTGGTTCGTCCCAAAGTGGTGCGCAGCGTCCACTACTGTCCTGCCACCAAGAAGACGATGGAGAGGAAGTACACAGACCTGACCTCGTTGGACGCCTTCCCCTCCAGCGCCATTTACCCCACTAAG GACGAGGAGAACAACCCTCTGGAGACGGAATTCGGCCTGTCCATCTACAAGGACCACCAGACCATCACGGTGCAGGAGATGCCGGAGAAGGCGCCGGCAGGCCAGCTGCCTCGCTCCGTGGACATCATCCTGGACAACGATCTGGTGGACGTGGTCAAACCGGGAGATCGGGTGCAGGTGATTGGAACGTACCGCTGCCTGCCGGGGAAGAAGGGAGGATTCACCTCCGGCACGTTCAG GACCATCATGATAGCGTGCCACGTGAAGCAGATGAGCAAAGAGGTGTCTCAGTCGTTCTCTGCCGACGACGTGGCCAAGATCAGGAACTTCAGCCGGATCCGCTCTGTG AACGTGTTTGACCAGCTGGCCCGCTCGCTGGCGCCCAGCATCCACGGCCACGACTACATCAAGAAGGCCATCCTCTGCATGCTGCTGGGCGGTGTGGAGAAGGTTCTGGAGAACGGCACGCGTATCCGAGGAGACATCAACGTCCTGCTCATCG GCGACCCATCGGTGGCCAAATCCCAGCTGCTGCGCTACGTCCTCCACACGGCGCCCAGAGCCATCCCCACCACCGGCCGAGGCTCCTCCGGCGTGGGTCTGACCGCTGCCGTCACCACCGATCAGGAGACCG GAGAGCGGCGCCTGGAGGCGGGTGCCATGGTGCTGGCCGACCGCGGCGTGGTGTGCATCGACGAGTTCGACAAGATGTCTGACATGGACCGCACGGCCATCCATGAAGTGATGGAGCAGGGCCGGGTCACTATCGCCAAGGCCGGCATCCACGCCCGGCTCAACGCCCGCTGCTCCGTGCTGGCAGCAGCCAACCCGGTCTACGGCAGG TACGACCAGTACAAAACCCCCATGGAGAACATCGGCCTGCAGGACTCGCTGCTGTCGCGTTTCGACCTGCTCTTCATTATGCTGGACCAGATGGACCCCGAGCAGGACCGCGAGATCTCGGACCACGTGCTGAGGATGCACCGTTACCGCGACCCCCGCGAGCAGGAGGGAGCAG CCATGGCGCTGGGCGGGTCGGTGGACGTGCTGGCTACAGATGACCCGGACGCCATGACGGAGGAGCATGAGGAGCTGCAGATTTACGAGAAACACAACAACCTGCTGCACGGaagcaagaagaagaa GGATAAAATTTTGAGTAAGGAGTTCATGAGGAAGTACATCCATGTCGCTAAGATTATCACCCCTGTGCTGACCGAGGAAGCAGCCAATCACATCGCAGAGGAGTACTCCCGGCTGAGGAGTCAGGAGCAGCTGGCGGCCGATGTGGCCCGG ACCTCTCCTGTGACGGCCCGTACTCTAGAGACCCTGATCCGCCTCTCCACGGCGCACGCCAAGGCCCGCATGAGCAAGGCGGTGGAGCTGGAGGACACGGAGGTTGCCGTGGAGCTGGTCCAGTTCGCCTACTTTAAGAAG GTtctggagaaggagaagaagcgcACGAGGAAGGAGCGCGACTCTGACTCAGAGGAAGATGACGACGAAGAGGCGCCTCCCAGTCAACGCTCGCAAAGAACTCGGAAGAG GGGGCGCCAAGGCTCTCAGAGTAGCGAGCCCTACAGCCCGTATGACTTCAGTGAAGAACAAGATGTCCCTCAGA TTCAAGCTGGCACCCCAAAACCAGCCAAACCCCAGCAACAGGCGGAGGAGGAACCCATGGAGGCCACGTCACAAGCTGAAGGTGCCGAACTCTCAGCTGAGAG GCTGAAGGAGTTCAAGTCGTCTCTGTTCGGCGTTTTCCAGTCGGCTCACGCGCAGTCTGTGAAAATGACGAAGCTCATGGAAGAGGTCAACAAAGAGCGGGAGAGCCGCTTCACGGAGCCCGAGGTCCGTGCCGCCCTGGCCCGCATGCAGGACGACAACCAGGTCATGGTGGCCGACGACATCATCTTCCTCATCTGA
- the paqr8 gene encoding membrane progestin receptor beta, producing MSADILQGFSTLTPSVKQLSRLLRLSVLLPSSLPSPCPTVAASQVPALFREPYILSGYRPIQQDWRCYLLSLFQRHNETLNVWTHLLAAPALLLLWWANVGALGYTLDAASLPLALFMVSSLTYLCLSVAAHLLQSHSERAHYYFFFLDYVGVAVYQYGCSLGHYFYSSEPAWRDSIGLMFLPGAAFFGWLSCAGCCFAKARYRRPYPLQRKIWQLIPTSLAYALDISPIAHRLLTVPWSQETSLPFHALQIGSFILAAFFFSCPIPERFFPGRCDFVGQGHQVFHLFLSLCTVFQLEALFLDYARRRDAVLDVFGERQLWWACVSFPCLFMCCVLTALTAMRHTSKILQHVEKKK from the coding sequence ATGTCGGCTGACATTCTGCAGGGGTTCAGCACCTTGACGCCGAGCGTCAAGCAACTCAGCCGACTCCTTCGCCTCTCTGTcctcctcccttcctccctGCCATCACCTTGCCCCACCGTTGCTGCCTCCCAGGTCCCCGCTCTGTTCCGAGAGCCCTACATCCTGTCGGGCTACCGCCCCATCCAGCAAGACTGGCGCTGCTACCTCCTGAGCCTCTTCCAGCGTCACAATGAAACCCTGAATGTGTGGACTCACTTGCTCGCAGCTCCAGCACTGCTGCTTCTCTGGTGGGCCAACGTGGGCGCCCTGGGGTACACCTTGGATGCAGCCTCCCTGCCTCTCGCCCTCTTCATGGTGTCTTCTCTCACGTATCTGTGCCTCAGCGTGGCAGCTCACCTCCTGCAGTCTCATTCCGAGCGTGCTCACTACTACTTCTTCTTTTTGGACTACGTGGGTGTGGCGGTGTACCAGTACGGCTGCTCACTCGGCCATTACTTCTACTCCTCTGAGCCAGCGTGGAGAGACAGCATTGGGTTGATGTTTCTGCCCGGTGCTGCCTTCTTTGGGTGGCTCTCCTGCGCCGGCTGCTGTTTTGCGAAGGCCAGGTACAGGCGGCCGTATCCGCTGCAGCGTAAAATCTGGCAGCTGATCCCCACCAGCCTCGCCTACGCGCTAGATATTAGCCCCATAGCCCACCGTCTGCTCACCGTCCCCTGGTCACAGGAGACCTCCCTCCCCTTTCACGCCCTGCAGATTGGCTCATTCATTTTGGCtgccttcttcttctcctgtccAATTCCGGAGCGTTTCTTCCCCGGCCGCTGTGACTTTGTGGGCCAGGGTCATCAGGTGTTCCACCTGTTCCTGTCCCTGTGCACCGTGTTCCAGCTGGAGGCTTTGTTTCTGGACTACGCCAGGCGACGGGACGCAGTGCTGGATGTGTTTGGAGAACGGCAGCTGTGGTGGGCTTGTGTGTCCTTCCCCTGTCTCTTCATGTGTTGCGTCCTCACAGCTCTTACAGCCATGAGGCACACGAGCAAAATACTTCAACATGTAGAGAAGAAAaagtga